In a genomic window of Zhongshania aliphaticivorans:
- a CDS encoding TIGR00153 family protein: MPLNSLNNLFGKSPFEPIQEHMKQAQACAAALQPFIQAALNGDWNKASEAQQVIVDLENEADKLKKQVRLQLPNNLFLPVPRSDLLDLVSMQDRIANCSKDIAGLMLGREMTIPKELASMMVDYVDLAIATSAQALKAIDELDELLETGFRGREVKLVETLIEELDRLEHSADKLQIDIRAALYRIEKELPPVDVMFLYQTINLIGELSDKSQKVGSRLQIVIAR; the protein is encoded by the coding sequence GTGCCTCTAAATTCACTTAATAATCTGTTCGGAAAATCCCCTTTTGAACCGATCCAAGAACACATGAAACAGGCCCAAGCCTGTGCTGCCGCGCTTCAACCCTTTATTCAAGCTGCTCTTAACGGCGACTGGAACAAAGCCAGCGAAGCACAGCAAGTTATCGTTGATTTAGAAAACGAAGCTGACAAACTCAAAAAGCAAGTACGCCTGCAATTACCAAACAACTTATTCCTCCCCGTACCCCGCTCAGACTTACTCGACCTTGTCAGCATGCAAGATCGAATTGCCAACTGCAGCAAAGATATTGCCGGTTTAATGCTAGGCCGGGAAATGACAATACCCAAGGAATTAGCAAGCATGATGGTCGACTATGTTGACCTAGCCATTGCCACATCCGCTCAGGCATTAAAAGCCATTGATGAGCTTGATGAGCTGCTGGAAACCGGATTTCGCGGCAGAGAAGTCAAATTGGTAGAAACTTTAATTGAAGAGCTAGACCGCCTTGAGCACTCTGCCGACAAACTTCAAATAGATATTCGCGCTGCACTCTACCGCATCGAAAAAGAACTTCCTCCAGTAGACGTCATGTTCCTATATCAAACCATCAACTTAATTGGCGAACTTTCCGACAAATCACAAAAAGTAGGTTCACGCCTGCAAATTGTTATCGCCCGCTAA
- a CDS encoding glycosyltransferase family 4 protein, translating into MPSDSAIATQSSIQPVKADVTPLKEARPRRALKVCLLGYRSAPYGGGQGIYLKYLSKALVDAGHQVDVISGQPYPHLDSRVNLIKMPGMNLFETGLGSIRPHHLTSLTNIYEWMGKLTGAFSEPYCFGRRVLKYLKEHGRHYDIIHDNQCLSYGMLALQKQGFPLITTIHHPITSDLNIALKAANSWTERVLIRRWHSFLIMQRKVARELHHVVTVSERSRMDIAAAFDMQPAGISLVHCGIDTEEFKPLDHIVKNPNRVMATVSSDQPLKGMRYLLEAVAAVVPKYPDLELLLVGTPREDGESGQLIRKLGISKHIRAVSGISTEDLVKYYNEASVVVVPSVYEGFGLPAGEAMACGTALISTDGGALPEVVGDAAIQVPVRNSAAIAEVLETLLASPAWRDELAVAGRARIEELFCWTRAAQQMTNYYWQVIQRENG; encoded by the coding sequence ATGCCGTCAGATTCAGCCATTGCAACCCAGTCTTCTATTCAGCCAGTCAAAGCTGATGTTACCCCTCTGAAAGAGGCGCGGCCAAGGCGGGCCCTAAAAGTATGCTTACTTGGCTATCGGAGTGCGCCTTACGGCGGTGGCCAGGGCATTTATCTTAAGTACCTAAGCAAGGCACTGGTGGACGCGGGGCATCAGGTTGACGTGATTTCAGGTCAGCCCTATCCGCACTTAGATTCGCGTGTGAACCTAATCAAAATGCCGGGGATGAATTTGTTTGAAACGGGCTTGGGCTCAATTCGTCCTCATCATCTTACGTCGTTAACGAATATTTACGAATGGATGGGCAAGCTCACAGGTGCATTCTCTGAGCCCTATTGCTTTGGTCGCCGGGTGCTGAAATATTTAAAAGAGCATGGCCGTCACTACGATATTATCCACGATAACCAGTGTTTAAGTTATGGCATGCTGGCTTTGCAAAAGCAGGGCTTTCCACTGATTACAACCATACATCATCCTATCACCAGTGATTTGAATATCGCCTTGAAGGCAGCTAATTCATGGACTGAGCGCGTACTAATTCGCCGCTGGCACAGTTTTTTGATTATGCAGCGTAAGGTGGCTCGTGAGCTGCATCATGTGGTGACAGTATCAGAGCGCTCCCGTATGGATATTGCTGCTGCATTTGATATGCAGCCTGCGGGAATTAGCTTGGTTCACTGCGGCATTGATACCGAAGAATTTAAGCCGCTCGATCATATTGTTAAGAACCCCAATCGAGTGATGGCGACGGTGTCGTCAGATCAGCCCCTTAAAGGGATGCGCTATTTGCTAGAAGCGGTGGCTGCCGTCGTACCAAAATACCCAGACCTTGAGCTGCTTTTAGTGGGAACACCAAGAGAAGACGGTGAAAGTGGCCAATTGATCCGCAAGCTGGGTATTTCAAAGCATATTCGGGCTGTTAGCGGTATTAGCACTGAAGACCTTGTGAAATATTATAACGAGGCCTCTGTGGTTGTGGTGCCCTCGGTATACGAAGGATTTGGTTTGCCAGCTGGAGAGGCAATGGCCTGTGGTACGGCGTTGATTTCTACCGACGGCGGTGCGCTACCCGAAGTCGTGGGTGATGCGGCGATACAAGTCCCAGTCCGCAATAGTGCCGCTATAGCTGAGGTTTTAGAAACCCTATTGGCATCACCGGCATGGCGGGATGAGTTGGCTGTAGCTGGCCGAGCAAGAATTGAAGAATTGTTTTGCTGGACACGCGCAGCTCAGCAAATGACGAACTACTACTGGCAGGTGATACAACGTGAAAACGGTTGA
- the argE gene encoding acetylornithine deacetylase: MAKSASTPSILSMMTELVKIPSVSSTMPSCDMGNIRVIEQLASWLEPLGFKVRIQPISGQKDKANLIATLGSGNGGLVLAGHTDTVPFNESLWHSDPFTLTERDNKLYGLGSTDMKGFFAIVIDALKPFLDKPLSAPLIILATADEESSMDGARSLVQSDVSGARYAIVGEPTGLSPMRAHKGIVMKGITITGRSGHSSNPLLGNNAMDAMHEVMSGLMQLRKELAEKYQHPGFSVPTPTMNFGCIHGGDNPNRICGQCELHFDIRTTPGMDNNELDGLIQKVLTPVAERRAINIGLRALMPGLAAYEEPADSELVALVEKLTGQVAATVGFATEAPFFQQLGMQTIVMGPGSIDQAHQPDEFMALDQIQPTVDVLQAVIKQYCIQS, translated from the coding sequence GTGGCAAAATCAGCAAGCACTCCCAGTATTCTGTCGATGATGACAGAATTGGTCAAAATCCCCTCTGTTAGCTCAACCATGCCCAGCTGTGACATGGGTAATATTCGCGTTATCGAACAGCTCGCCTCCTGGCTAGAACCCCTGGGGTTTAAAGTACGCATTCAACCCATCTCAGGGCAAAAAGATAAAGCCAATTTAATCGCCACCCTCGGCAGCGGCAACGGTGGCTTAGTGCTAGCTGGCCATACGGACACAGTGCCATTCAACGAATCACTTTGGCATAGTGACCCTTTCACCCTTACTGAACGCGACAATAAGCTATACGGCCTTGGCAGCACCGACATGAAAGGCTTCTTTGCCATTGTGATTGATGCCCTGAAACCCTTTTTAGATAAACCGCTCAGCGCGCCATTAATCATACTGGCAACCGCAGACGAAGAAAGCAGCATGGATGGCGCTCGTTCGCTAGTACAGTCAGATGTATCTGGCGCCCGCTATGCGATTGTCGGTGAGCCTACCGGCCTAAGCCCCATGCGCGCCCACAAAGGTATCGTCATGAAGGGGATTACAATAACCGGTCGCTCTGGGCACTCCTCAAACCCATTGCTAGGCAATAATGCCATGGACGCCATGCACGAGGTCATGAGCGGCCTAATGCAACTACGAAAAGAACTGGCAGAAAAATACCAGCACCCCGGATTTTCAGTACCAACTCCAACCATGAATTTTGGCTGTATTCACGGCGGTGACAACCCCAACCGCATCTGCGGCCAATGCGAGCTTCACTTTGATATCCGCACCACCCCCGGCATGGACAACAACGAGCTTGATGGACTAATTCAAAAAGTACTTACCCCCGTGGCGGAACGCCGCGCCATCAACATTGGTTTACGCGCCTTAATGCCTGGACTTGCCGCCTACGAAGAACCCGCCGATTCTGAACTTGTCGCCCTAGTAGAAAAGCTCACAGGACAAGTTGCAGCTACCGTTGGCTTTGCAACCGAAGCCCCATTTTTTCAACAACTGGGAATGCAAACTATTGTCATGGGGCCAGGCTCGATAGACCAAGCTCATCAGCCAGATGAGTTTATGGCGCTAGACCAAATACAGCCGACTGTTGATGTGCTTCAAGCCGTAATTAAACAATATTGCATTCAAAGTTAA
- a CDS encoding branched-chain amino acid transaminase: MSMADRDGLIWFDGEMVPWRDARVHVLTHTLHYGMGVFEGVRAYQTKDQGTCIFRMQEHTDRLFRSAHIMRMDMNVTKEQVNEAQRAVVRENGLEEAYLRPMCFYGSEGMGLRADNLKMHTIVAAWDWPSYMSPEARDMGIKVRCSSYTRHHVNISMCKAKANGHYINSMLALREALDSGCEEALLLDNEGYVAEGSGENIFIVRNGKLFTPELTSCLDGITRNTIFEFANELGLEVEEKRITRDEVYVADEAFFTGTAAEVLPIRELDGRVIGSGSRGPVTNLLQNMYFDQVKGRREEFPEWLTAVR; encoded by the coding sequence ATGTCTATGGCTGATCGTGATGGCCTGATTTGGTTTGATGGTGAAATGGTTCCTTGGCGTGATGCGCGGGTTCATGTTTTAACGCACACGCTGCATTACGGAATGGGTGTGTTTGAGGGCGTGCGAGCGTATCAAACAAAAGATCAAGGTACCTGCATATTTCGTATGCAAGAACATACTGACCGTTTATTCCGCTCTGCACATATTATGCGTATGGACATGAACGTGACGAAAGAGCAGGTCAATGAGGCGCAACGTGCGGTTGTTCGTGAAAATGGCTTAGAGGAAGCGTATTTGCGCCCCATGTGCTTTTACGGCTCAGAAGGCATGGGTTTACGTGCTGACAACCTTAAAATGCACACCATTGTTGCAGCATGGGACTGGCCTAGTTATATGAGCCCTGAGGCTCGTGATATGGGCATAAAAGTACGTTGCTCATCTTACACGCGCCACCACGTAAATATTTCTATGTGTAAGGCCAAAGCAAACGGCCACTACATCAATTCGATGTTAGCGTTGCGTGAAGCCTTAGATAGCGGCTGTGAAGAAGCGTTATTGCTAGACAATGAAGGTTATGTTGCAGAAGGCAGCGGCGAGAATATCTTTATTGTTCGCAACGGAAAATTGTTTACCCCTGAGTTAACGAGCTGCTTGGATGGTATTACGCGCAATACTATTTTCGAATTTGCCAATGAACTGGGCTTAGAGGTTGAGGAAAAACGTATCACTCGTGATGAAGTATACGTGGCCGATGAGGCTTTCTTTACCGGCACAGCGGCAGAGGTCTTGCCAATTCGTGAGCTTGATGGGCGTGTTATTGGTTCGGGTTCCCGCGGTCCGGTGACTAATTTGCTGCAAAATATGTATTTTGATCAAGTTAAAGGGCGCCGTGAAGAGTTTCCTGAATGGCTGACAGCCGTACGCTAA
- a CDS encoding GspE/PulE family protein: MSGKIVKTGPLDTSFLLKKLVDDGVLDSAVAKRIRPNPPSVGDKTQHVLSYLVSAQLPDASRAGRLLNMDRLLEWLSGYCDQLPQRIDPLKIDVPAVTEVMSFAFAQRHRILAVEVTPQEVVIAGGEPFISAWENDLQQVVRRPIRRVLADPEAIDRFTVEFYSLAKSVRGASGNSKQSGHVNANLEQLLEISKLKDVDANDGHVVNIVDWLLQYAYDQRASDIHIEPRRDQGNVRFRIDGVLYNVYELPASVLTAVVSRLKILGRMDVAEKRRPQDGRLKTKNSAGDEIELRLSTLPTAFGEKMVMRIFDPEVLLRSFDELGLRGDDRQRWNSMIQAPHGIVLVTGPTGSGKTTTLYSSLKQIATSEVNVCTIEDPIEMVEDAFNQMQVQHNINLDFAGGVRALLRQDPDIIMIGEIRDLETAEMAIQAALTGHLVISTLHTNDAPSAVTRLLELGVPAYLIRATVLGVMAQRLVRSLCPHCKEPVALDEAAWATLIAPWKVNPPAETYHAPGCLECRNTGFYGRQGIYEILSVEGQIQAAIGDDVELENLRRMAMKKGMRTLRLSGAQKVARGETTIAEVLRVAPPVQMS, translated from the coding sequence ATGTCCGGCAAAATAGTCAAAACAGGCCCGTTAGATACGTCGTTTTTATTGAAAAAATTGGTAGATGACGGCGTGTTAGATTCCGCTGTGGCCAAGCGGATTCGGCCTAATCCGCCTTCTGTAGGCGATAAAACTCAACATGTTTTGAGCTACCTTGTGAGCGCCCAATTACCTGATGCGAGCCGCGCTGGGCGACTGCTCAATATGGATCGCTTATTAGAATGGTTGTCAGGCTATTGTGATCAGCTACCGCAGCGCATTGACCCATTAAAGATTGATGTGCCCGCTGTTACCGAGGTGATGTCCTTTGCCTTTGCTCAGCGCCATCGGATTTTGGCGGTAGAGGTGACACCACAAGAAGTGGTCATTGCCGGTGGCGAGCCTTTTATTTCTGCATGGGAAAACGATTTACAACAAGTGGTGCGCCGACCAATTCGGCGGGTACTTGCAGACCCAGAAGCGATAGATCGATTTACGGTCGAATTTTATAGCTTGGCAAAATCCGTGCGCGGGGCTAGTGGTAATAGCAAGCAAAGCGGCCATGTTAACGCCAACCTTGAGCAATTATTAGAAATTAGCAAACTCAAAGATGTCGACGCGAATGATGGCCATGTCGTCAATATAGTCGACTGGTTATTGCAGTATGCCTATGATCAGCGTGCGAGTGATATCCATATTGAGCCGCGTCGTGATCAAGGTAATGTCCGTTTCCGAATTGATGGCGTGTTATACAATGTATACGAATTACCTGCGTCGGTCCTCACGGCGGTGGTGAGCCGCTTGAAAATTCTTGGCCGCATGGATGTGGCAGAAAAACGTCGGCCACAGGATGGTCGATTAAAAACCAAAAATTCTGCTGGCGATGAAATTGAGCTGCGCCTGTCGACCTTGCCCACCGCGTTTGGTGAAAAAATGGTGATGCGCATTTTTGATCCAGAAGTGTTGCTGCGCAGCTTTGATGAGCTGGGTTTGCGGGGCGATGATCGTCAGCGCTGGAACAGTATGATTCAGGCGCCTCATGGCATTGTCTTGGTCACCGGCCCAACAGGTTCAGGAAAAACCACCACGCTGTACTCTAGTCTTAAACAGATTGCGACCAGCGAGGTGAATGTCTGCACGATTGAAGACCCCATTGAGATGGTCGAGGACGCCTTTAACCAAATGCAGGTGCAGCACAATATAAACCTTGATTTTGCCGGTGGGGTGCGCGCCTTACTTAGGCAAGACCCAGATATTATTATGATTGGCGAGATTCGCGATCTAGAAACGGCAGAGATGGCGATTCAAGCAGCACTGACCGGTCATTTAGTCATCTCTACGCTCCATACTAATGATGCCCCCTCGGCAGTAACCCGACTTTTGGAATTAGGGGTTCCCGCGTATTTGATTCGTGCGACAGTGCTGGGCGTCATGGCACAGCGTTTGGTTAGAAGTTTGTGTCCGCATTGTAAAGAGCCCGTTGCCTTGGACGAGGCGGCATGGGCTACCTTGATAGCACCATGGAAAGTTAACCCTCCGGCGGAAACCTATCATGCTCCCGGTTGTTTAGAATGTCGAAATACCGGGTTTTATGGTCGTCAGGGCATATACGAAATATTGTCGGTTGAGGGGCAGATTCAGGCAGCTATTGGCGATGATGTTGAGCTTGAAAATTTGCGCAGAATGGCCATGAAAAAGGGCATGCGCACGCTCAGGTTGAGCGGTGCCCAAAAAGTAGCGAGGGGCGAAACCACCATTGCTGAGGTTTTACGGGTTGCGCCTCCAGTACAGATGAGTTGA
- a CDS encoding class I SAM-dependent methyltransferase encodes MKTVDFRHFKLNSGDKILDLGCGEGRHVISAYVEADVTAIGVDLCLRDLQTAQSRFTDFCVNDQADRAFGLANGDAMQLPFADNTFDKIICSEVLEHIPDYHAVLVEIERVLKPGGLFCASVPRAWPEKICWALSEAYHKVEGGHLRIFKASDLRKQIQSLGFRFYRRHWAHALHSPYWWLKCAFWNNQDANPIIKQYHRFLVWDLMDKPRFTRTLEAGLNPVLGKSVVMYFEKAKVL; translated from the coding sequence GTGAAAACGGTTGATTTTCGTCATTTTAAACTTAATTCAGGCGATAAAATTTTAGATTTGGGTTGTGGTGAAGGTCGGCATGTTATTTCGGCCTATGTCGAGGCAGATGTCACCGCTATTGGTGTTGATTTGTGTTTGCGTGATTTGCAAACCGCGCAGAGTCGATTCACTGATTTCTGTGTGAATGATCAAGCTGATAGAGCTTTTGGTTTGGCTAATGGTGACGCCATGCAATTGCCGTTTGCGGATAATACCTTCGATAAGATTATTTGCTCAGAGGTCTTAGAGCATATTCCCGATTATCATGCGGTTCTGGTAGAGATCGAGCGGGTGCTTAAACCCGGTGGCTTATTCTGTGCCAGCGTGCCCAGAGCGTGGCCAGAAAAAATATGTTGGGCGCTCAGTGAGGCTTATCACAAAGTAGAGGGTGGCCATTTACGTATTTTTAAAGCCAGCGACCTGCGTAAACAAATACAGAGCTTGGGTTTTCGGTTTTACCGTCGACATTGGGCACATGCCTTGCATTCGCCATACTGGTGGCTGAAATGCGCGTTTTGGAACAACCAAGACGCTAATCCCATCATTAAGCAGTACCACCGATTTCTAGTGTGGGACTTGATGGACAAGCCACGGTTTACACGAACCTTAGAAGCTGGGTTAAACCCAGTATTAGGTAAGTCAGTCGTAATGTATTTTGAAAAGGCCAAAGTGCTATGA
- a CDS encoding inorganic phosphate transporter, with protein sequence MSLIAEHGQILLILACLFGFFMAWGVGANDVANAMGTSVGAKALTIKQAILIAMVFEFCGAYLAGGEVTDTIRKGIIDPGFIADSPDLLVFGMLSALLAAGVWLFVASLMGWPVSTTHSIVGALVGFAAVGIDTDAVEWGKVGQIVASWVVSPVLAGTMSFGLFLSAQRLILNAPKPFEAAKKYIPYYLFLVGFMISMVTMTKGLKHIGLGLNFNECLAYSAVVGVIVAGIGQMFLRRIKDTSQGEESSRFAGVERMFAVLMVFTACAMAFAHGSNDVANAIGPVAAVVSVIQSGGEIASKSALPAWVLLVGAGGIVFGLATYGFKVIATVGTKITELTPSRGFAAELGAASTVVVASATGLPISTTHTLVGAVLGVGLARGIAALNLSVIRNIFMSWIITLPAGAGLAIVFFFILKAAFS encoded by the coding sequence ATGTCACTCATTGCTGAACACGGGCAAATATTGCTGATACTCGCCTGCCTATTTGGTTTTTTCATGGCTTGGGGTGTCGGTGCCAATGACGTTGCCAATGCTATGGGAACCTCCGTTGGTGCAAAAGCACTGACCATCAAGCAAGCGATATTAATCGCCATGGTCTTCGAATTCTGCGGTGCCTACCTTGCCGGCGGCGAGGTAACCGACACGATACGCAAAGGAATAATTGACCCAGGATTTATAGCTGACAGCCCCGACCTACTGGTCTTTGGCATGCTGTCTGCGCTTCTTGCCGCCGGGGTTTGGCTCTTTGTAGCCAGCCTTATGGGGTGGCCGGTCTCTACCACCCACTCAATCGTTGGCGCACTGGTCGGCTTTGCCGCTGTTGGCATTGACACCGATGCCGTCGAATGGGGTAAGGTGGGGCAAATTGTTGCTAGCTGGGTCGTATCGCCGGTATTGGCTGGCACCATGTCCTTCGGTTTATTTCTTAGTGCGCAACGCCTCATCCTAAACGCCCCCAAACCCTTTGAGGCCGCCAAGAAATACATCCCTTATTATCTGTTTTTAGTCGGCTTTATGATCTCCATGGTCACCATGACCAAAGGCTTAAAACATATTGGTCTAGGTTTGAATTTCAATGAATGCCTAGCCTACTCAGCGGTAGTCGGCGTTATCGTCGCCGGCATCGGGCAAATGTTCTTGCGCCGGATTAAAGACACATCGCAAGGCGAGGAAAGCTCACGCTTTGCTGGCGTTGAGCGCATGTTTGCCGTGTTAATGGTCTTCACAGCCTGCGCCATGGCCTTTGCTCACGGCTCCAATGACGTAGCCAATGCCATCGGGCCCGTCGCCGCTGTAGTGAGTGTTATTCAATCTGGCGGTGAGATCGCATCCAAATCTGCCCTACCCGCTTGGGTTTTATTAGTGGGAGCTGGCGGTATCGTCTTTGGCTTAGCCACTTACGGATTTAAAGTTATCGCAACGGTTGGCACCAAAATCACGGAACTAACCCCCAGCCGTGGTTTTGCCGCCGAGTTAGGCGCCGCATCTACCGTGGTTGTCGCCTCTGCAACAGGCCTACCTATCTCAACCACTCACACCTTAGTGGGTGCCGTTCTTGGGGTTGGTTTAGCACGGGGAATTGCGGCACTAAACCTCAGTGTGATTCGCAATATCTTCATGTCGTGGATCATCACTCTACCGGCGGGCGCAGGACTCGCTATTGTCTTCTTCTTTATCTTAAAAGCAGCCTTTAGCTAA
- the glnE gene encoding bifunctional [glutamate--ammonia ligase]-adenylyl-L-tyrosine phosphorylase/[glutamate--ammonia-ligase] adenylyltransferase, with the protein MTLPSGYQRLEISTEELPAVLAEEVELHWLNLFERCEPAQRAWYQTFSASDCRQQLLTAFACSPALAELCARHPAWLPELILSKEIETALPESAWRDALRRLCAECDNADALAKCLRDFRNRHWLRIVWRDVNRLATLEDTLRDLSALADACVDEALTVLHQQLVAERGEPQAADGTPQQLVVIAMGKLGAGELNLSSDIDLIFAYPHAGSTVGASRSDDNQAFFIRLGQRLIKALDTRTPDGFVFRVDMRLRPYGQSGPLVISFDALEEYYQNQGRDWERYALIKARCIAGDRDEGERLLTQLRPFVYRRYLDFSAIESLRDMKSMIQREVVRRQLQDNIKLGSGGIREIEFIAQCFQLIRGGQEQALQALQLQVILPELANMAYLPSQVVDELQQAYRFLRNTEHAIQAWRDEQTQQLPDSGVALTALSVAMGFGDDIEAFQQCLAQHRERVATHFANVIAPPEVEPSVQHLSNNRWRAMLDDLDQDKVRDTLVEAGFGDDATEAARLLVALLGGASVLRMQNRGRDRLYDFLPLILEDLCEADSPAATLLRVIPLIEAVLRRTAYLVLLIENPGARGRLVKLCDASPWIARQLSAQPVLLDELLDADSLYTVPEKAGLVSELRQRLLRIEKDDLEAQMEALRHFRLAHVLKVAASEVTGSLPLMKVSDYLTYIAEVVLDAVLDIAWQNLVDKHGSPVPLGDDQRHFLILGYGKLGGLELGYSSDLDLVFLHDLPSDCVSDGDRPLDAGSFFTRLGQRIIHILTATTRLGALYEVDMRLRPSGNSGLLVSSFTAFSDYQHSQAWTWEHQALVRVRAVAGDEILAQKFNTLRAEILAKSRDILVLRDEVVGMRQKMRDHLLSASDKNAEFDLKQGTGGIVDIEFMVQYAVLAWSQQHPPLTHYTDNIRILESLAEQGLVSAADTRILIDAYKAFRSQAHRLSLQEQKGLIADTALGTEREIVSRFWQQLMLSP; encoded by the coding sequence ATGACACTGCCAAGTGGGTATCAACGGTTAGAAATCTCGACAGAAGAATTGCCAGCAGTATTGGCCGAAGAAGTCGAGCTGCATTGGCTGAATCTGTTCGAGCGCTGTGAACCGGCGCAGCGAGCGTGGTACCAGACGTTTTCAGCGTCAGATTGCCGGCAGCAATTGTTAACGGCTTTTGCGTGCAGTCCGGCCCTGGCAGAGCTGTGTGCACGACATCCAGCATGGCTGCCAGAATTAATACTAAGTAAGGAGATTGAAACAGCGTTGCCAGAGAGTGCGTGGCGTGATGCGCTGCGTCGCTTATGTGCGGAGTGCGATAATGCTGATGCACTTGCCAAATGTCTTCGAGACTTTCGAAATCGGCATTGGTTGCGCATTGTGTGGCGGGATGTAAACCGCTTAGCGACACTGGAAGACACCCTAAGGGATTTGTCTGCGCTTGCCGATGCTTGTGTTGATGAGGCATTAACCGTATTGCATCAGCAGCTGGTAGCCGAGCGCGGCGAGCCACAAGCTGCCGATGGCACACCACAGCAGTTGGTGGTTATTGCAATGGGTAAATTGGGCGCAGGGGAATTAAATCTGTCCTCTGATATAGACCTTATTTTTGCTTACCCTCATGCCGGTAGTACTGTTGGCGCTAGCCGCAGCGATGATAACCAAGCGTTTTTTATTCGCCTTGGTCAGCGCCTAATAAAAGCGCTGGATACCCGAACGCCCGATGGTTTTGTGTTTAGAGTGGATATGCGTCTGCGTCCCTATGGGCAAAGTGGCCCGCTGGTAATTAGTTTTGATGCGCTTGAAGAGTATTATCAAAATCAAGGTCGTGACTGGGAGCGCTATGCCTTAATTAAAGCGCGATGTATTGCTGGGGATCGCGATGAGGGTGAGCGTTTACTTACTCAGTTGCGGCCCTTCGTTTACCGCCGTTATTTGGATTTCTCAGCCATCGAATCGCTGCGAGATATGAAGTCGATGATTCAGCGTGAGGTTGTCAGGCGTCAGCTCCAAGATAATATTAAACTCGGTTCTGGTGGCATTCGTGAGATTGAGTTTATTGCCCAGTGTTTTCAATTGATTCGTGGTGGTCAGGAGCAGGCATTACAAGCACTTCAGTTGCAAGTCATCCTTCCAGAGCTGGCCAATATGGCTTACCTTCCGTCGCAGGTTGTAGACGAATTGCAGCAGGCATATCGCTTCTTACGCAATACTGAGCACGCGATTCAAGCGTGGCGAGACGAGCAAACTCAGCAGCTGCCGGATTCTGGTGTCGCGCTAACAGCCCTGAGTGTGGCGATGGGGTTTGGTGATGATATTGAGGCATTCCAACAATGTTTGGCCCAGCATCGAGAGCGCGTTGCAACTCATTTTGCGAATGTGATTGCACCGCCGGAAGTGGAACCTAGCGTTCAGCATCTAAGTAATAATCGCTGGCGAGCCATGCTCGATGATCTAGATCAAGACAAAGTGCGTGACACCTTGGTCGAGGCGGGGTTTGGTGACGACGCCACAGAGGCGGCCCGCTTGCTGGTTGCCTTGCTAGGCGGTGCTAGCGTGCTGCGAATGCAGAATCGTGGTCGTGATCGCTTATATGACTTTCTACCGCTGATCTTAGAAGATTTGTGTGAGGCCGATTCACCTGCGGCCACCTTGCTGCGAGTGATTCCGCTCATCGAAGCCGTACTCCGTCGAACTGCTTATTTAGTGTTGCTTATAGAAAACCCCGGCGCGCGTGGGCGCTTGGTCAAGCTCTGTGATGCCAGTCCTTGGATTGCTCGGCAACTGTCCGCGCAGCCGGTATTGTTGGATGAATTATTGGATGCCGATAGTTTATACACCGTGCCGGAAAAAGCGGGTTTGGTCAGTGAGCTTCGGCAGCGTCTGCTGCGCATTGAAAAGGATGATTTAGAAGCACAGATGGAAGCCTTGCGACATTTTCGTTTGGCTCATGTTTTGAAAGTTGCGGCGTCAGAGGTCACAGGTAGCTTACCGTTAATGAAGGTGAGTGATTATTTGACTTATATTGCGGAAGTAGTACTTGATGCTGTATTGGATATTGCTTGGCAAAACTTAGTTGATAAGCATGGCAGCCCGGTGCCGCTGGGGGATGATCAGCGGCATTTTCTTATATTGGGTTACGGTAAGTTGGGTGGCCTAGAGCTGGGTTATAGCTCAGATCTTGACCTCGTGTTTTTGCATGACTTGCCTTCTGATTGTGTCAGTGATGGCGACCGGCCTTTGGATGCGGGCTCGTTTTTTACGCGATTAGGTCAGCGCATTATTCATATTCTTACCGCGACGACTCGGTTGGGGGCTTTGTACGAGGTCGATATGCGTTTGCGACCCTCCGGTAATTCTGGCTTGTTGGTGTCCTCCTTCACGGCATTTAGTGACTACCAGCACAGCCAGGCATGGACATGGGAACACCAGGCCTTGGTAAGAGTGCGAGCGGTGGCGGGGGACGAAATACTAGCTCAAAAATTCAATACGCTGCGGGCCGAAATTCTTGCTAAATCGCGCGACATTTTGGTGCTTAGGGACGAAGTCGTCGGAATGCGACAGAAAATGCGTGACCACCTGCTGTCTGCGAGTGATAAAAATGCAGAATTTGACCTTAAACAAGGTACAGGAGGTATCGTTGATATTGAATTTATGGTGCAATATGCCGTTTTAGCATGGTCACAACAACACCCACCGCTTACTCATTACACTGATAACATTCGCATACTGGAATCCTTGGCTGAACAAGGGCTGGTTTCAGCAGCGGATACCCGGATACTGATTGACGCTTACAAGGCGTTCCGCAGTCAGGCGCATCGCCTCAGCTTACAAGAGCAAAAAGGGTTGATAGCCGATACGGCACTGGGTACAGAGCGGGAAATTGTCAGCCGTTTCTGGCAGCAACTGATGTTGTCTCCATAA